In one Methylocaldum szegediense genomic region, the following are encoded:
- a CDS encoding IS481 family transposase, with the protein MQIRLHKNARTTPAVRQAIQASTLSERALAQKHGISRTTVRKWKHRSSVEDASHRPHTLRTTLTPAQEAIVVYLRQALLLPLDDLLAVTREFLNPAVSRSGLDRCLRRHGVASLKTLLPPTEKAKVKPFKAYEPGFLHLDVKYLPAIDGEPRRYLFVAIDRATRWVYVALKPNRTALSAKDFLKAVIQAAPFRIQKCLTDNGSEFTDRFLTRTRQPSGTHEFDRLCTEQGIEHRLIPPGRPQTNGLVERFNGRIEEVLQTHHFDSTADLDTTLHRYVELYNHHIPQKALGHLTPIQALKNWQLSHPHLFRKKVYDLAGLDT; encoded by the coding sequence ATGCAGATTCGTCTTCATAAGAACGCCCGTACCACCCCGGCGGTTCGGCAGGCCATTCAAGCGTCCACGTTGAGCGAGCGCGCCTTGGCCCAAAAGCATGGCATTAGCCGAACGACCGTCCGCAAGTGGAAACACCGATCCTCGGTCGAAGATGCCTCACACCGGCCCCACACCCTCAGAACCACGCTCACGCCCGCCCAGGAAGCCATCGTGGTCTACCTCCGCCAAGCTCTGCTCCTCCCCTTGGATGATCTCCTGGCCGTGACCCGGGAATTTCTCAATCCCGCCGTGTCCCGTTCCGGGCTAGACCGCTGCCTGCGCCGCCACGGGGTGGCGTCCCTCAAGACCCTGCTTCCGCCTACAGAGAAGGCGAAGGTCAAACCCTTCAAGGCCTATGAGCCCGGCTTCCTTCACCTGGATGTTAAGTACTTGCCCGCCATCGACGGCGAACCCCGCCGATACCTGTTCGTCGCCATCGACCGCGCCACCCGCTGGGTCTATGTCGCCCTCAAGCCCAACCGCACCGCCTTAAGCGCAAAGGACTTCCTCAAAGCGGTGATTCAGGCCGCGCCTTTCCGCATCCAGAAATGCCTGACCGACAACGGCTCGGAGTTTACCGACCGTTTCCTGACCCGAACTCGGCAGCCCTCGGGGACGCATGAGTTTGACCGCCTCTGTACTGAACAAGGCATCGAACATCGCCTGATTCCGCCGGGCCGGCCCCAAACGAATGGCCTGGTGGAACGCTTCAATGGCCGCATCGAGGAGGTGTTGCAAACCCATCACTTCGATTCAACCGCCGATCTGGACACCACCTTGCACCGCTATGTCGAGCTGTACAATCATCACATTCCCCAAAAGGCCTTAGGCCATCTCACCCCGATCCAGGCTCTCAAAAACTGGCAACTGTCCCACCCGCATCTCTTTCGCAAGAAGGTTTATGATCTTGCGGGACTTGACACCTAG
- the der gene encoding ribosome biogenesis GTPase Der — MLPVVALVGRPNVGKSTLFNYLTRTRDALVADFPGLTRDRQYGRVRRGQKSYFVVDTGGIVETELGIEEQAMRQVNYALEEANLILLLVDARQGLSAGDEAIAERLRKTGKPVLLVVNKIDRADLAVVAGEFYALGLGEPYPISASHAIGIDALLDEVEARLPAPETPEVEEESPGIRVAVVGRPNVGKSTLVNRILGEERVVVYDQPGTTRDSVYIPFQRHGKAYTLIDTAGIRRRGRVSETIEKFSVVKALQAIETAHVVIFLIDAREGVTDQDANLLGMVLEIGRGLVIGLNKWDGLSPDQKDNVRRQIDLKLPFLDFAKKHYISALHGTGVGHLLDEVESIYEDSMRDLSASRLTKILQDALAAHPPPLVRGRRIKLKYAHQGGQNPPLIVIHGNQTEEIPGSYKRYLINAFREALDMQGTPIKLDFKSGVNPFKGKRNILSARQVRKRRRVIKHSKKT; from the coding sequence ATGTTGCCCGTGGTCGCCCTGGTGGGCCGTCCCAATGTGGGCAAGTCCACCTTGTTCAATTATCTCACCCGGACGCGCGACGCGCTGGTCGCCGATTTCCCGGGCCTGACCCGTGATCGGCAGTACGGTCGGGTCAGGCGCGGCCAGAAGAGCTATTTCGTGGTCGACACCGGAGGCATCGTCGAGACCGAACTGGGTATCGAGGAGCAGGCTATGCGCCAGGTGAATTATGCGCTCGAAGAGGCGAACCTGATCCTGCTGTTGGTCGATGCGCGGCAAGGTCTCAGCGCCGGTGACGAAGCCATTGCTGAGCGTTTGCGCAAGACCGGAAAACCGGTGCTCTTGGTCGTGAACAAGATCGACCGGGCGGATTTGGCCGTCGTGGCGGGCGAGTTCTACGCCCTCGGCCTCGGAGAGCCCTATCCCATCTCGGCGTCCCATGCGATCGGAATCGATGCGCTGCTCGACGAGGTGGAAGCCAGATTACCGGCCCCGGAAACGCCCGAGGTGGAGGAAGAATCACCAGGTATACGGGTTGCCGTGGTGGGACGCCCGAATGTGGGCAAATCGACGCTGGTGAACCGCATTCTGGGGGAGGAACGCGTGGTCGTTTACGATCAGCCCGGAACGACGCGGGACAGCGTCTATATTCCTTTTCAGCGCCACGGCAAAGCCTACACCCTGATCGATACGGCCGGCATCCGCCGCCGTGGGCGGGTCTCGGAAACCATCGAAAAATTCAGTGTGGTCAAGGCGCTGCAAGCCATCGAAACGGCCCATGTGGTGATTTTCCTGATCGATGCCCGCGAGGGGGTGACCGACCAGGACGCCAATCTATTGGGTATGGTTCTGGAAATCGGCCGTGGGCTGGTCATCGGCCTGAACAAATGGGATGGACTCAGCCCGGACCAGAAAGACAACGTCCGGCGCCAAATCGATTTGAAACTGCCGTTTCTCGATTTTGCGAAAAAGCATTACATCTCGGCCCTGCACGGTACGGGGGTGGGCCACCTGCTGGATGAGGTGGAATCGATTTATGAGGACTCGATGCGTGATTTGTCCGCATCGCGGCTCACCAAGATTCTCCAGGACGCTTTGGCCGCTCATCCTCCGCCCCTGGTGCGCGGACGGCGCATCAAACTCAAGTACGCGCATCAGGGCGGCCAGAATCCGCCACTGATCGTGATCCATGGCAATCAGACGGAAGAAATTCCAGGGAGTTACAAGCGCTATTTGATCAACGCTTTTCGAGAGGCCCTGGATATGCAGGGAACGCCGATCAAGCTTGACTTCAAGAGCGGCGTCAATCCATTCAAGGGCAAGCGCAACATACTGTCCGCCCGCCAAGTGCGAAAGCGTCGTCGCGTGATCAAGCACAGCAAAAAGACCTGA
- the bamB gene encoding outer membrane protein assembly factor BamB: MRRLLVLVLCGSFLTGCSGLGALKDAVSGISEYFGSSDNADPPAELKEFEPTVKMAVLWDADIGKGYAKQYVNLVPAVTEEKIFAADRKGEVQARSRLSGDKLWSVDTELAISSGPVASENKIILGTSDAEVVALNADDGSILWKTNVSSEILALPRIKGDTVVVRSSDGRITAFDADTGATRWYYDRSIPPLAIRSRGSPTIAGDVVLDGYGSGKLVALNLTDGKPEWEATVALPHGRSEIERLVDMDSDPIVRGDTVYVTGYQGGVAAVSLRDGDVLWRQTELFSYMGMAAARRSLFVTDANSDVWQLDMRSGADLWKQDELHLRRLTAPALVKDYVVVGDFEGYLHLLSQEDGSLVGRVRVDKSPIAATPIVFDDVIYVYTSGGTLAAVSVEESSGYSPDDRLRLDESSESSSDDDM, from the coding sequence ATGCGCCGTCTTCTTGTCCTTGTTCTATGCGGCTCGTTTCTGACGGGTTGCAGCGGTCTCGGTGCATTGAAAGATGCGGTATCCGGTATAAGCGAATATTTCGGCAGTTCTGACAATGCCGATCCTCCCGCGGAGCTTAAGGAATTCGAGCCCACGGTCAAAATGGCGGTGCTCTGGGATGCCGATATCGGCAAAGGCTATGCTAAGCAGTATGTGAATCTCGTTCCCGCGGTCACCGAGGAAAAGATTTTCGCCGCCGATCGTAAGGGCGAGGTTCAGGCGCGTAGCCGCCTCAGCGGCGACAAGCTCTGGTCCGTGGATACCGAGTTGGCGATTTCCTCTGGGCCCGTGGCTAGCGAGAACAAAATCATACTCGGCACCAGCGATGCGGAGGTCGTGGCGCTGAACGCGGACGACGGCTCCATCCTCTGGAAGACCAACGTGTCCAGCGAGATTCTCGCCTTGCCGCGCATCAAGGGCGACACCGTAGTGGTGCGGAGTAGCGACGGACGCATCACCGCATTCGACGCGGATACTGGTGCGACGCGTTGGTATTACGACCGCTCGATACCCCCGCTCGCGATTCGTAGCCGAGGCTCGCCGACGATTGCCGGCGATGTAGTGCTGGACGGGTATGGTAGTGGGAAACTGGTCGCCTTGAACCTGACCGACGGCAAGCCGGAATGGGAGGCGACCGTGGCCTTGCCGCACGGTCGCTCCGAAATAGAACGCCTGGTCGACATGGATTCGGATCCGATCGTGAGGGGAGACACCGTCTACGTGACGGGCTATCAAGGCGGCGTAGCTGCCGTATCCTTGAGAGACGGCGACGTGCTGTGGCGGCAGACCGAACTCTTTTCTTACATGGGTATGGCGGCGGCGCGCCGCTCGCTGTTCGTAACCGATGCCAACAGCGACGTTTGGCAGTTGGACATGCGTAGCGGTGCCGATCTATGGAAGCAGGACGAGTTGCATCTCAGGCGTCTAACGGCACCCGCTCTAGTCAAGGACTATGTCGTGGTAGGTGACTTCGAGGGCTACCTCCACCTGCTTTCCCAAGAGGATGGTAGCTTGGTGGGCCGGGTGAGGGTGGACAAGAGTCCAATCGCGGCGACGCCGATCGTGTTCGACGACGTCATCTATGTGTATACGAGCGGCGGAACCCTCGCTGCTGTTTCGGTGGAAGAGTCATCCGGGTACTCGCCGGATGACCGTTTGCGATTGGACGAGTCATCCGAGAGCTCCTCGGATGACGATATGTGA
- a CDS encoding YfgM family protein: METYLTEEERLEALQRWWKENRQSLVLGVLLGVAIIIGWNMWQANVRSQNEQASNLYLQMLKASETKQTESAINLGERVVTTYPSTAYADYARLLLAKLRVESGDLSAAKAVLEEMLAKTKDDNIKHIARLRLGQVMLASGETDQALSMLEPLTVEQMGKFAGLYHELKGDLYAASNRPDQARAAYQAAKAFGEISPLLELKLDNLPTESKPSGA, translated from the coding sequence GTGGAAACGTATTTGACAGAAGAAGAGCGCTTAGAAGCGCTACAGCGGTGGTGGAAAGAGAATCGGCAATCGCTGGTGCTCGGTGTTCTTCTGGGTGTCGCGATCATCATTGGCTGGAACATGTGGCAAGCGAATGTGCGCAGCCAGAACGAACAGGCTTCCAATCTTTATCTTCAGATGCTGAAGGCGTCGGAAACGAAGCAGACCGAATCCGCGATCAATCTGGGCGAGCGCGTCGTCACCACTTATCCGTCGACAGCCTATGCCGATTACGCCCGGTTGCTGCTGGCCAAGCTCAGGGTCGAATCCGGCGACTTGTCCGCTGCAAAGGCCGTTTTGGAAGAAATGCTTGCCAAGACCAAGGATGACAACATCAAGCATATCGCCCGACTCCGCCTCGGCCAGGTGATGCTGGCTTCCGGGGAGACCGATCAGGCGTTGAGCATGTTGGAACCGTTGACCGTAGAGCAGATGGGCAAGTTTGCGGGGCTTTACCACGAGCTCAAAGGCGATTTGTATGCCGCTTCCAACCGGCCGGACCAAGCCCGCGCTGCCTATCAGGCGGCTAAGGCTTTCGGCGAAATCTCGCCGCTGCTGGAGCTGAAGCTCGACAATTTGCCGACCGAGTCGAAGCCGTCCGGAGCCTGA
- the hisS gene encoding histidine--tRNA ligase has protein sequence MEKIQAIRGMHDILPDRTPRWQYVESVVRRIMASYGYEEIRLPLLEKTELFKRSIGEVTDIVEKEMYTFEDRNGDSLTLRPEGTAGCLRACMEHGLLYNRINRLWYSGPMFRHERPQKGRYRQFHQVGVEVYGIDTPDIDVELILLSSRLWRELGIAHKLELQINTLGTAAERLVYRNKLVQYFRTHYEKLDEDSRRRLETNPLRILDSKNPEMRELIQAAPVLADDLGEESRNHFQRLKELLDEAGISYVVNPTLVRGLDYYSRTVFEWVTDELGAQGTVCAGGRYDGLIEQLGGKGSAATGFALGMERLIELLESPEKLDAAARPHAYLIRVGGEAERRGAALAEALRDALPNLRLVVNCGGGSFKSQFKRADKSGAAVALILGEDEVRDQLIGVKHLRTEEGQRTLAQSELIPFLQTLI, from the coding sequence ATGGAAAAGATTCAGGCCATTCGCGGCATGCACGACATCTTGCCGGACCGCACGCCGCGCTGGCAGTACGTCGAGTCGGTGGTGCGCCGTATCATGGCAAGCTACGGCTATGAGGAAATCCGTCTGCCGTTGCTGGAGAAGACCGAGCTGTTCAAACGCTCCATCGGCGAGGTTACCGACATCGTCGAGAAAGAAATGTACACCTTCGAGGATCGCAACGGCGACTCCCTGACCCTGCGTCCCGAAGGCACGGCAGGCTGTCTGCGGGCGTGCATGGAGCATGGCCTGCTGTACAACCGGATCAACCGGCTCTGGTATTCCGGGCCGATGTTCCGCCACGAGCGTCCACAGAAGGGCCGCTACCGTCAGTTCCACCAGGTGGGCGTCGAGGTTTACGGCATCGACACACCCGATATCGACGTGGAACTGATTTTGCTGAGTTCCAGGCTGTGGCGCGAGCTCGGTATCGCCCACAAGCTGGAACTGCAGATCAATACCCTGGGAACGGCCGCAGAGCGGTTGGTGTATCGCAACAAGCTGGTGCAGTACTTCCGCACGCATTACGAAAAGCTCGACGAAGACAGCCGGAGACGGCTGGAAACCAACCCCCTCCGCATCCTGGATAGCAAGAATCCCGAAATGCGCGAGTTGATTCAGGCGGCGCCGGTGCTGGCGGACGATTTGGGTGAGGAATCCCGGAATCATTTCCAGCGCTTGAAAGAACTTCTCGACGAAGCTGGCATCTCATACGTGGTGAATCCTACCCTTGTTCGCGGGCTCGACTACTATTCGCGCACCGTTTTTGAATGGGTCACCGATGAGCTGGGCGCTCAGGGGACGGTTTGCGCGGGCGGGCGTTACGACGGGCTGATCGAACAATTGGGCGGCAAAGGTTCCGCCGCGACCGGATTCGCCTTGGGTATGGAACGCCTGATCGAGCTTCTGGAATCCCCGGAAAAGTTGGATGCCGCAGCGCGACCTCACGCTTATCTCATCCGAGTGGGCGGTGAAGCCGAGCGGCGGGGTGCCGCGTTGGCCGAGGCGTTACGCGATGCGCTGCCGAACTTGAGATTGGTGGTGAACTGCGGCGGCGGTAGTTTCAAGAGCCAGTTCAAACGGGCCGACAAGAGCGGTGCCGCTGTGGCCTTGATTCTGGGTGAAGATGAGGTGCGGGATCAGCTCATCGGCGTCAAGCATTTGCGTACCGAAGAGGGTCAGAGGACCCTAGCCCAGTCCGAACTCATTCCTTTTTTGCAAACACTCATCTAA
- the pilW gene encoding type IV pilus biogenesis/stability protein PilW, giving the protein MKLRMLVGPLVCTALVACAELKTHKSRANDPYSSLSQSDIYVQKGIQYMEAGNYEVALQDLMKATELDGENSEAYNALAVLYQRLDQPADAERRFKKALSVNPENFGARNNYGRFLCSRGRYAEAMSQFQEVIGSKLYNSPWIALTNAGICARSAGRKGEAEEYLRKALEHDPRFAPALIELAELSRETGQNMSARAFLERYHAVAKPDPRSLWIGVETEAALGNFQGARDYARTLRSRFPDSKEAAQARRYASAD; this is encoded by the coding sequence ATGAAACTTCGTATGCTGGTCGGTCCTTTGGTCTGCACGGCACTTGTCGCCTGTGCGGAGTTGAAAACGCACAAGAGCCGCGCCAACGATCCCTACAGTTCGCTCAGTCAGTCCGATATTTACGTCCAGAAGGGCATTCAATACATGGAAGCGGGCAATTACGAGGTAGCTCTGCAGGATCTGATGAAAGCCACCGAACTGGACGGAGAAAACAGCGAGGCCTACAACGCTCTGGCTGTGCTCTATCAGCGACTGGATCAGCCCGCCGACGCCGAACGCCGATTCAAAAAGGCCTTGTCGGTCAATCCCGAGAACTTCGGTGCCCGCAACAACTACGGCCGTTTTCTGTGCTCGCGTGGCCGCTACGCCGAAGCCATGAGCCAGTTTCAGGAGGTCATCGGTTCCAAGCTCTATAACTCGCCGTGGATTGCGCTCACCAATGCGGGCATTTGTGCCCGATCGGCGGGGCGAAAAGGGGAAGCGGAGGAGTATTTGCGCAAGGCGCTGGAGCATGATCCGCGCTTCGCCCCGGCGTTGATCGAGCTGGCCGAGCTAAGCCGCGAGACCGGTCAAAACATGTCCGCGCGTGCTTTCCTGGAACGTTACCATGCCGTGGCCAAGCCGGATCCGAGATCGCTTTGGATCGGCGTGGAAACGGAAGCCGCGCTAGGCAACTTTCAGGGAGCCCGGGATTACGCGCGAACCCTGCGTTCAAGGTTTCCGGACAGTAAAGAGGCCGCTCAGGCCAGGCGCTACGCTTCAGCCGATTGA
- the rlmN gene encoding 23S rRNA (adenine(2503)-C(2))-methyltransferase RlmN has product MKSVPVPVSSGEKLNLLGFDRKAMEAFFVELGEKPFRATQLLQWIHQRGVDNFEAMTNLSKPLRARLAERCEIRGPDIAEVQKSTDGTCKWLLQLDDGNRIETVFIPEDDRGTLCVSSQVGCALECSFCSTARQGFNRNLSAAEIMGQLWVARRELGEERVTNVVLMGMGEPLLNFNNVVAATNLMLDDFAYGLSKRRVTLSTSGIVPALDRLAEVSDISLAVSLHAPDDELRNELVPINRKYPIRELLAACKRYVGRENRRKVTFEYVMLDGINDTPAHAKALIRLLSHVPSKVNLIPFNPFPGSGYRCSSPETIRRFSDILHAAGLIVTTRKTRGGDIDAACGQLVGRVNDRTRRHYRLQVVQP; this is encoded by the coding sequence ATGAAATCTGTCCCCGTACCCGTTAGTTCCGGAGAGAAGCTGAATCTCCTCGGTTTCGATCGGAAGGCGATGGAAGCCTTCTTTGTCGAGCTCGGGGAAAAGCCGTTTCGTGCGACGCAGTTGCTGCAATGGATACATCAGCGTGGCGTCGACAATTTCGAGGCCATGACCAACCTGAGCAAGCCGCTCAGGGCTCGTCTGGCCGAGCGTTGCGAAATTCGGGGGCCGGACATTGCGGAAGTGCAGAAATCGACGGACGGCACTTGCAAATGGCTGCTGCAGCTCGATGACGGAAACCGCATCGAAACCGTTTTCATTCCCGAAGACGATCGCGGTACTTTGTGTGTATCGTCCCAAGTGGGTTGCGCCCTGGAATGCTCGTTCTGCTCTACGGCCAGGCAGGGCTTTAACCGCAATCTGAGCGCCGCCGAAATCATGGGCCAGCTCTGGGTGGCGCGGCGCGAACTCGGCGAAGAGCGGGTGACCAATGTGGTCCTCATGGGCATGGGCGAGCCGCTGCTCAATTTCAACAACGTGGTCGCCGCTACCAATCTGATGCTGGACGACTTCGCCTACGGACTCTCCAAGCGCAGGGTGACGCTCAGCACTTCGGGCATCGTTCCAGCCTTGGACAGGCTGGCCGAGGTGAGTGATATCTCCCTGGCGGTATCGCTGCACGCGCCGGACGACGAGCTGCGCAACGAATTGGTGCCGATCAACCGGAAATACCCGATCCGGGAGCTCTTGGCCGCCTGCAAGCGCTACGTCGGCCGCGAAAACCGCCGCAAGGTGACGTTCGAATACGTGATGCTCGATGGAATCAACGATACGCCCGCGCATGCCAAGGCCTTGATCCGGTTGTTGAGCCATGTTCCGTCCAAGGTCAACCTGATTCCCTTCAATCCGTTTCCGGGTTCCGGTTACCGATGCTCGAGTCCGGAAACCATACGCCGTTTCAGCGACATCTTGCACGCTGCCGGATTGATCGTCACGACACGCAAGACCCGTGGCGGCGATATCGATGCGGCCTGCGGCCAGTTGGTGGGACGGGTGAACGATCGTACACGCAGGCATTACCGGTTACAGGTTGTACAGCCATGA
- the ndk gene encoding nucleoside-diphosphate kinase — protein sequence MAVERTLSIIKPDAVAKNVIGEIYSRFEKAGLRIVAAKMLHLTREQAEGFYAVHKERPFFNDLVNFMISGPVMVQVLEGENAIAKNREIMGATNPKEAAPGTIRADFAVSIDENAVHGSDGPDTAAQEIAFFFKENEICPRTR from the coding sequence ATGGCGGTCGAACGCACCTTGTCCATCATCAAACCGGATGCCGTAGCTAAGAATGTGATCGGCGAAATTTACAGCCGTTTCGAGAAAGCAGGACTGAGAATCGTTGCGGCCAAGATGCTGCATCTTACCCGCGAGCAGGCGGAAGGGTTTTACGCCGTCCACAAGGAACGGCCATTCTTCAACGATCTGGTCAATTTCATGATTAGCGGCCCCGTGATGGTTCAGGTGCTGGAAGGCGAGAATGCCATCGCCAAGAACCGTGAGATCATGGGCGCTACCAATCCCAAGGAAGCCGCGCCCGGTACCATCCGTGCCGACTTTGCCGTCAGCATCGACGAAAACGCGGTGCACGGTTCCGACGGACCCGATACGGCGGCACAGGAAATCGCGTTTTTCTTCAAAGAGAATGAAATCTGTCCCCGTACCCGTTAG
- the thiD gene encoding bifunctional hydroxymethylpyrimidine kinase/phosphomethylpyrimidine kinase produces the protein MKPSPPVVLCLSGHDPTGGAGIQADIETVCRLGCYPSSVITALTVQDTRNVYKVLPQNAEAFLKQALTVLRDMPPAVIKIGLLGSVELVHAVHELLESAPGVPVVLDPILAAGGGTSLASEMLIESLRRTLIPRATVLTPNSPEARKLAGMEDLDDCGRTLLAFGCPNVLLTGAHENENDVVNRLYRASGVKTYRWPRLPGSYHGSGCTLASAIAALLASGKDIEHAMSDAQDFTWQALSNGYRLGTGQKLPNRLYPVR, from the coding sequence ATGAAACCCTCCCCTCCCGTCGTACTGTGCCTGTCGGGACACGATCCCACGGGCGGAGCCGGCATTCAGGCCGATATCGAAACCGTCTGCCGACTCGGCTGTTATCCCTCGTCGGTCATAACGGCGCTGACCGTTCAGGATACGCGTAACGTCTACAAAGTTTTGCCGCAGAACGCCGAGGCGTTTCTGAAACAGGCGCTGACGGTGCTTCGGGATATGCCTCCCGCGGTCATCAAAATCGGCCTCCTCGGAAGCGTCGAGCTCGTGCACGCGGTACACGAGCTGCTCGAATCCGCTCCCGGCGTGCCGGTGGTCTTGGACCCGATCCTGGCGGCTGGAGGCGGAACCAGTCTCGCGAGCGAGATGCTGATCGAGTCCTTGAGACGGACATTAATTCCACGAGCGACCGTGCTGACGCCGAATTCGCCCGAAGCCAGAAAACTGGCCGGGATGGAGGATTTGGACGATTGCGGCCGCACACTACTCGCGTTCGGCTGCCCGAACGTACTGCTGACCGGAGCCCACGAGAACGAGAACGACGTCGTCAACCGACTGTACCGTGCATCCGGTGTGAAAACCTATCGTTGGCCGCGCCTGCCGGGGAGCTATCACGGCTCCGGCTGTACCCTCGCGTCCGCCATCGCCGCGTTGCTGGCTAGCGGCAAGGACATTGAACACGCTATGTCGGACGCTCAGGATTTTACTTGGCAAGCTCTGAGCAACGGGTATCGACTGGGCACCGGCCAAAAACTCCCGAATAGGCTTTATCCCGTTCGATAA
- a CDS encoding BON domain-containing protein has product MPTNPYDDRIKAILADLEHDTRINLHDYPIRVDIEDGAIVLEGKVGDIVAKRIAHTVAHRHADKLPVVDRLRVAVPPSEKQGSLRDEVVNLFQQEPVFTECGLYVRENDHLETIRVGRSEWPDHSGGDWGEQRIEIEVKDGAVTLSGTVLSLSHRRLAEVLAWWAAGCELVVNLLHVVPPERETDGELADAVLMALEKDPLVHQSQLHVTAEQGTVTLEGYLPSEEEKRMAVLDAWYVPGVHDVVDRIQVAG; this is encoded by the coding sequence ATGCCGACCAATCCGTACGATGATCGAATCAAGGCCATATTGGCCGATCTGGAACACGACACCCGGATCAATCTGCACGATTACCCGATCCGGGTCGATATCGAAGACGGGGCCATCGTCTTGGAGGGCAAAGTCGGCGATATCGTAGCAAAGCGGATCGCCCATACGGTTGCGCATCGCCATGCGGACAAGTTGCCGGTTGTGGACAGGCTGCGCGTCGCCGTTCCCCCGTCCGAGAAGCAAGGCAGCTTACGCGACGAGGTGGTCAATTTGTTTCAGCAAGAACCGGTTTTCACGGAATGCGGCCTTTACGTGCGTGAGAACGATCATCTCGAGACGATTCGCGTAGGCCGAAGCGAGTGGCCGGATCACAGCGGAGGCGATTGGGGCGAGCAGCGCATCGAGATCGAGGTGAAAGACGGCGCGGTCACCTTGTCGGGCACCGTGCTCAGTCTGTCCCACCGTCGCTTGGCCGAGGTGCTCGCGTGGTGGGCGGCCGGCTGCGAATTGGTGGTCAACTTGCTGCACGTCGTGCCGCCCGAGCGGGAGACCGACGGCGAACTGGCTGATGCCGTGCTCATGGCGCTGGAAAAGGACCCTCTAGTTCACCAGTCGCAGCTTCATGTCACTGCCGAGCAGGGTACGGTGACGCTGGAAGGCTATCTCCCTAGCGAAGAAGAGAAACGCATGGCAGTCCTCGACGCCTGGTATGTCCCCGGTGTCCACGACGTGGTAGACCGGATTCAGGTCGCGGGATAA
- a CDS encoding HPF/RaiA family ribosome-associated protein, whose amino-acid sequence MQLPLQITFRNMDPSEAMEKAVRDRAEKLDQFFEHIISCRVMVEALHRHHRQGNTYHVRIDITVPGDELVVSRDPGKDHAHEDAYVAIRDAFDAARRQLEDYARRVRQDVKHHEVTPRGTIAQINPEGDYGMIETQDGRLIYFQRSSVVRGDFDKLDIGDTVRFVEETGDEGSEAVSVTIEGKH is encoded by the coding sequence ATGCAACTGCCGTTACAGATTACTTTTAGGAACATGGACCCGTCCGAAGCGATGGAGAAAGCCGTTCGTGACCGTGCCGAGAAACTGGATCAGTTTTTTGAACACATCATCTCCTGCCGAGTCATGGTCGAAGCCCTTCACCGTCATCACCGGCAGGGAAATACCTACCATGTCAGAATCGACATCACGGTTCCGGGCGATGAGTTGGTGGTCAGCCGTGATCCCGGAAAGGATCACGCGCACGAGGATGCTTACGTGGCGATACGCGATGCCTTCGACGCGGCGCGCCGGCAATTGGAGGACTACGCACGGCGCGTTCGGCAGGACGTGAAGCACCATGAGGTAACGCCCCGTGGGACGATCGCTCAAATCAACCCGGAAGGCGACTATGGAATGATCGAGACCCAGGACGGACGCCTGATTTACTTCCAGAGGAGCAGCGTGGTCCGTGGCGATTTCGACAAACTGGACATCGGTGATACCGTCCGTTTCGTCGAAGAAACCGGCGATGAGGGCTCTGAGGCGGTTTCGGTCACCATAGAGGGCAAACACTAG
- a CDS encoding BCAM0308 family protein → MTQPSNPIHHDRQDRLLREHEHDPYRMREKLPEPTMCPECRVVYQGGRWQWSAASAGANEALCPACQRVRDKCPAGFLTLTGGFFAEHKDEILNLVRNIEEREKAQHPLKRIMAVEEQNGGMLITFTDPQLARSAGQAVQHAYKGDLEFSYQDEEYLLRVYWSR, encoded by the coding sequence ATGACACAACCCTCTAACCCAATCCATCATGATCGGCAAGACCGTTTACTCCGCGAACATGAGCACGATCCTTATAGGATGCGGGAAAAATTGCCTGAGCCCACGATGTGTCCCGAATGTCGTGTGGTGTACCAGGGCGGCCGATGGCAGTGGTCGGCGGCGTCCGCCGGAGCGAACGAAGCGCTGTGCCCGGCTTGTCAACGCGTGCGCGACAAATGTCCGGCTGGGTTTCTTACCTTGACAGGCGGGTTTTTTGCCGAGCACAAAGACGAGATTCTGAATCTGGTTCGGAATATTGAAGAGCGAGAAAAGGCGCAACACCCTTTGAAGCGCATCATGGCCGTGGAGGAGCAGAACGGCGGCATGCTGATCACGTTCACCGATCCCCAGTTGGCCAGGTCGGCAGGTCAAGCGGTTCAGCACGCGTATAAAGGCGACCTCGAGTTTTCCTATCAGGACGAGGAGTATCTTCTGCGAGTGTATTGGTCGCGCTAA